A region from the Nonlabens sp. YIK11 genome encodes:
- a CDS encoding glycoside hydrolase 43 family protein translates to MLHADYSDPDVVRVSEDYFMTASSFNAAPALPILHSQDMVNWKLVNHALPKIVPLNIFEVPQHGNGVWAPSIRFHNGEYYIYWGDPDLGIYMVKTSDPFSKWDDPILVMPGKGLIDPCPLWDDDGKVYLVHAYAGSRAGVKSLLTINQMNSSGTKVIDEGTHVFDGHDGQDTIEGPKIYKRNGYYYIFAPAGGVQYGWQLALRSKDVYGPYEEKLVLEQGSTAINGPHQGAWVESSQGQSWFYHFQDKDAYGRVLHLQPMTWKNDWPIIGTDFDGNGIGEPMLSYAKPKTEGVTRISTPAESDFFEGFKIGLQWQWNANPEVIWHAKLPNDDFLRLFSIKPKEPRKNLWMMPNLLLQKFPAPNFTATTRISLNPEEAVSGKSAGLIVMGTDYATLTVTHDKDGFTLNQTEATDAIDGNPERINESIQLESNYAYLKVEVIAPDAICQFRYSKDGEVYTKIGKPFKAQPGKWIGAKVGLFSVSTIESKRGGYADVDFFEINK, encoded by the coding sequence ATTCTCCACGCAGACTATTCAGATCCTGACGTCGTTAGAGTTAGTGAAGATTACTTCATGACCGCTTCCAGTTTCAATGCTGCTCCTGCTCTACCTATTTTGCATTCTCAAGACATGGTCAATTGGAAACTGGTCAATCATGCCTTGCCTAAAATTGTTCCGCTCAACATATTTGAAGTTCCCCAACACGGTAATGGTGTCTGGGCGCCTAGCATTAGATTTCACAATGGCGAATATTACATTTATTGGGGTGATCCTGATTTAGGAATCTATATGGTTAAAACATCAGACCCATTTTCAAAATGGGATGATCCTATATTGGTAATGCCTGGCAAAGGTTTGATAGATCCATGTCCTTTATGGGATGACGATGGTAAAGTGTATTTGGTTCATGCTTACGCTGGAAGCCGCGCTGGTGTCAAGAGTCTACTAACCATCAACCAGATGAATTCTAGCGGTACTAAAGTTATTGATGAAGGTACTCATGTTTTTGACGGCCACGATGGACAAGACACTATTGAAGGTCCCAAAATCTATAAAAGGAACGGCTATTATTACATATTTGCTCCAGCTGGTGGTGTTCAATACGGCTGGCAGCTAGCCTTACGATCTAAGGATGTATATGGCCCTTATGAGGAAAAGCTGGTGCTTGAACAAGGAAGTACTGCCATCAATGGACCTCATCAAGGCGCTTGGGTAGAAAGTTCTCAAGGACAATCGTGGTTCTATCACTTTCAAGATAAGGATGCTTACGGCCGTGTCCTGCACCTCCAACCCATGACCTGGAAGAATGATTGGCCTATTATAGGTACCGATTTTGATGGAAATGGTATAGGAGAACCAATGTTATCTTATGCTAAACCTAAGACTGAAGGTGTTACTCGAATATCCACACCAGCAGAAAGTGATTTCTTTGAGGGATTCAAAATTGGACTACAATGGCAGTGGAACGCGAACCCAGAAGTAATTTGGCACGCAAAGCTTCCTAATGACGATTTTCTTAGACTCTTTTCGATCAAACCTAAGGAACCACGGAAGAATCTTTGGATGATGCCTAACCTTCTATTGCAAAAGTTTCCGGCACCTAACTTTACAGCAACAACTAGAATATCTCTAAATCCAGAGGAAGCAGTTTCAGGAAAGTCAGCTGGTTTAATCGTTATGGGGACAGATTATGCTACACTGACCGTTACTCATGATAAGGACGGATTTACTTTAAATCAAACTGAAGCTACTGACGCCATAGATGGAAATCCTGAACGTATCAATGAATCCATCCAGCTGGAATCCAACTACGCCTATCTTAAAGTTGAAGTTATAGCTCCTGATGCCATATGTCAATTTAGGTACTCTAAAGATGGAGAAGTTTACACCAAAATTGGAAAGCCTTTTAAGGCGCAGCCAGGTAAATGGATAGGTGCCAAAGTTGGCCTGTTTAGTGTAAGTACTATAGAGTCAAAACGTGGAGGTTATGCTGATGTTGACTTTTTTGAAATTAATAAATGA
- a CDS encoding glycoside hydrolase family 105 protein: MDRTHVAQLGLLLLLFTSIIACKPTDESSKSSATASKSAELSLPKDLKWSERMMLSEMERVPKASMLDFQEKPRWSYTNGLVLSACAKVYEQTGKEQYYDYIYAYADELIDSTGTIETYKLSNQNLDMIKSGDVLLYLYPKTKEERFLLAMQTLDDQMESQPKTSDGGYWHKKVYPYQMWLDGLYMAEPFHIRYAQEYIDNEAEVQQIYDDVVLQFDLIQKHSRDEETGLLYHGWDESKEQQWANKETGNSPHFWSRAMGWYGMAMVDVLDFLPEEHPGHERIVTYLNQFAEAITNVQHESGLWYQVIDQGDRDGNYLEASGSSMFTYTFAKAVRKGYLPEKYEDVAQKAYQGIIDNLITVEENGLVNLNQVCGVAGLGGNPYRDGSYEYYVGEIIRPNDPKGTGPFILASLELDK; encoded by the coding sequence ATGGACCGTACTCATGTTGCCCAATTGGGCCTATTATTACTTTTGTTCACCTCTATAATTGCCTGCAAACCTACTGACGAGTCTTCTAAGAGCAGTGCTACAGCTAGCAAATCGGCAGAGCTGAGCTTACCTAAAGATCTCAAGTGGTCAGAGCGCATGATGCTTTCTGAAATGGAACGTGTACCAAAGGCTTCCATGCTGGATTTTCAAGAAAAGCCGCGTTGGAGCTATACTAACGGTTTAGTTCTTAGCGCTTGCGCGAAAGTGTATGAGCAAACAGGTAAAGAACAATATTATGACTACATCTATGCCTATGCAGATGAACTCATTGACAGTACAGGTACCATCGAAACCTATAAGTTATCCAACCAGAACCTAGATATGATCAAATCTGGTGATGTGTTGCTTTATCTATATCCCAAGACAAAAGAAGAACGTTTCCTGCTCGCGATGCAAACACTGGATGATCAAATGGAATCACAACCCAAAACATCTGACGGTGGTTACTGGCACAAAAAAGTATACCCATACCAGATGTGGCTGGACGGGCTATACATGGCAGAGCCTTTCCATATAAGATATGCACAGGAATATATAGACAATGAGGCAGAAGTACAGCAAATCTATGACGACGTAGTGTTGCAATTCGATCTTATTCAAAAGCATAGCCGTGATGAAGAGACCGGATTATTGTATCATGGCTGGGACGAGAGTAAAGAACAACAATGGGCTAACAAGGAAACAGGGAACTCACCTCATTTCTGGTCCAGAGCCATGGGCTGGTATGGTATGGCGATGGTAGACGTATTGGACTTCTTGCCAGAAGAGCATCCAGGTCATGAAAGAATAGTTACTTACCTCAATCAGTTTGCAGAGGCGATTACAAACGTTCAACACGAGTCTGGCCTATGGTATCAAGTGATCGATCAAGGCGACCGTGATGGCAACTATCTTGAAGCTTCTGGATCCTCTATGTTTACCTACACATTTGCCAAAGCAGTACGTAAAGGCTACTTACCTGAAAAATATGAGGACGTAGCCCAAAAGGCGTATCAAGGGATTATAGACAACCTCATCACAGTTGAAGAAAATGGACTAGTCAATCTTAATCAGGTTTGTGGCGTGGCCGGACTAGGTGGTAATCCTTATAGAGATGGTTCTTACGAGTACTATGTTGGAGAAATCATTAGGCCTAACGACCCTAAAGGTACTGGACCATTCATTTTGGCAAGTTTAGAATTAGATAAATAA
- a CDS encoding DUF4861 family protein has product MKRILLPAMIILITLSCKREQTEPATHENQETVTASTTYAEISRKEGGYWEGREYMEGNFKNVDTLMVPAEHTDHSWFIRYEGPGWENNQIGYRLYLDWRNAIDIFGKKVDTLVLPYVGQDGFDSYHEEQPWGQDILKAGKSMGIGGYGRILNDTVAHFRNVSNTTAIVENLEGKSIVHINYENWKTGNDSIDLNTQLSILASDRYTKAVLKPSQEIEGLCTGIVKFENVPLSKKEGAKWAYIATYGNQTLVSDDDKLGMALFYRLDQVELQKEGVNDHLVIFKPTTQELTYYFLGAWEQEPNGIKNETDFFTDLDQKLNTLENTNSL; this is encoded by the coding sequence ATGAAAAGAATATTGCTACCAGCTATGATTATCTTGATTACGCTTTCGTGTAAACGAGAACAGACAGAGCCGGCTACCCACGAAAACCAAGAAACAGTTACTGCAAGCACGACCTATGCAGAAATTTCTAGAAAGGAAGGTGGTTACTGGGAAGGCCGCGAATACATGGAAGGCAACTTCAAAAATGTAGATACGCTCATGGTACCTGCAGAGCATACAGACCACTCATGGTTCATACGTTATGAAGGTCCAGGATGGGAAAATAACCAGATAGGCTACAGGCTATATCTTGACTGGCGCAATGCGATTGACATTTTTGGGAAAAAGGTAGACACGCTTGTGCTACCGTATGTAGGTCAGGATGGATTTGACTCCTATCATGAAGAGCAACCCTGGGGACAGGACATCTTGAAAGCTGGTAAATCCATGGGAATAGGTGGTTACGGTCGTATTTTAAATGACACCGTTGCGCATTTTAGAAACGTTTCCAACACTACAGCGATAGTAGAAAATCTTGAGGGAAAGTCAATCGTTCACATAAATTATGAAAATTGGAAAACTGGCAACGACAGTATCGATCTCAACACCCAATTAAGCATCTTAGCCAGTGATAGATATACTAAGGCCGTTTTGAAACCTTCTCAAGAAATTGAAGGCCTGTGCACGGGAATCGTAAAGTTTGAAAATGTGCCTTTATCAAAAAAAGAAGGCGCAAAGTGGGCTTACATTGCCACGTACGGGAACCAGACCTTAGTGAGTGATGACGATAAATTGGGCATGGCTTTGTTTTATCGTTTGGACCAGGTAGAATTGCAAAAAGAAGGAGTCAACGACCACCTTGTCATTTTCAAACCTACCACTCAGGAACTCACTTATTATTTTTTGGGTGCCTGGGAACAAGAGCCTAATGGAATCAAAAATGAAACAGACTTTTTTACTGACCTAGACCAGAAATTAAATACTCTAGAAAACACAAACTCCCTATAA
- a CDS encoding glycoside hydrolase family 28 protein, with protein sequence MFKNPTSNLKIYLLTLLSFLTLLSCKTSITTDNTAVDNFAAADQIIEDIIIPTFPDATFNILDYGAVADGVTKNTVAIKLAIEECNAAGGGTVLIPSGKFLTGAIYLKSNVNLHLEDGAVVLFSTETKDYTPLVHTSYEGQELMNYSPLIYSYNEKNIAITGKGTFDGQASNANWWKWAGKEEYGYVEGEPKQGDDHNLPRLWAFSDENKPVSERVFGEGHQLRPQFIQPFGCENVLIEGVTILNAPFWVIHPIKSNNVTVDGVTINSHGPNNDGCDPEYAKNVHITNCTFDTGDDCIAIKSGRNNDGRQVNIPSENIVVENCDMKDGHGGVVMGSEISAGVRNVYVRNCTMDSPELDRAIRIKTNTLRGGFVENVFVKDIKVGKVKEAMLRINAYYGTYANQEGDFIPSIKNIHLENITVEDGGKYGVLIKGRPENIVKNVTLKNITIKSADTDLSVENSEPLQFENVTINGKKY encoded by the coding sequence ATGTTTAAAAACCCAACTTCTAATCTCAAGATTTATTTGTTGACCCTGCTGTCGTTCCTTACGCTTTTAAGCTGTAAGACATCAATTACTACAGACAATACAGCCGTCGATAATTTTGCTGCTGCAGATCAAATCATTGAGGATATCATCATACCTACTTTTCCTGATGCCACCTTTAATATTTTGGATTATGGAGCCGTAGCAGATGGCGTTACCAAAAACACAGTTGCCATTAAATTGGCAATAGAAGAGTGTAACGCTGCCGGTGGCGGTACTGTCCTAATACCTAGCGGGAAGTTCCTGACGGGCGCCATTTATTTAAAAAGCAATGTCAATCTACACTTAGAAGATGGAGCGGTCGTTTTATTTTCTACGGAAACAAAAGACTACACTCCTTTGGTCCATACATCTTATGAAGGCCAGGAATTGATGAATTACTCGCCCCTAATCTATTCTTATAACGAGAAAAATATTGCCATTACAGGCAAAGGCACCTTTGATGGACAAGCGAGTAACGCCAACTGGTGGAAATGGGCCGGCAAAGAAGAATATGGATATGTAGAAGGAGAACCTAAACAAGGTGACGATCATAACCTACCACGATTATGGGCATTCTCTGATGAAAACAAACCTGTCAGTGAACGTGTTTTTGGTGAAGGGCATCAATTACGTCCGCAATTTATTCAGCCATTTGGTTGTGAAAATGTACTTATTGAAGGTGTCACGATTTTGAATGCTCCATTCTGGGTAATTCATCCTATTAAATCTAACAATGTTACGGTTGATGGAGTAACCATTAATAGTCATGGGCCCAACAATGATGGCTGTGATCCAGAGTATGCAAAAAATGTTCACATCACAAACTGTACGTTTGATACTGGTGATGACTGTATCGCAATAAAGTCTGGTAGGAATAACGACGGGCGCCAGGTCAATATTCCCAGTGAGAATATTGTCGTAGAAAACTGCGACATGAAGGATGGACATGGTGGCGTTGTGATGGGCAGTGAGATATCTGCTGGAGTTCGCAATGTCTACGTGAGAAATTGTACCATGGACAGTCCAGAGCTGGATCGAGCCATACGTATCAAAACCAACACTCTTAGAGGTGGTTTTGTAGAAAACGTTTTTGTAAAGGATATCAAAGTAGGCAAGGTTAAAGAAGCCATGCTTAGAATCAATGCTTATTATGGCACTTACGCAAATCAGGAAGGTGACTTTATTCCTTCCATTAAAAACATCCATCTAGAAAACATAACGGTGGAAGATGGCGGTAAATATGGAGTGCTGATCAAAGGGCGACCAGAAAATATTGTCAAAAATGTGACGCTTAAAAACATCACCATCAAAAGTGCAGATACAGATCTTTCGGTAGAGAATTCTGAGCCACTTCAATTTGAGAATGTGACCATCAACGGTAAAAAATACTAA
- a CDS encoding DUF5123 domain-containing protein: MMNKTTKVFKIFLGALLFLLVTTNCTDDDELITELNVKREFAPVNVRAQIRTQTTVELTWNADENVNDYIVEVSEDPNFGTLTESREVTFNELPVRILLAAETLYYVRVKAVSSRGLEDSKYSTAVIAQTLTEQIFLPIQDGDIMANQALLRWVPNSTVTTIILNRESNNPITREITPQEVIEGTAIITGLTGETQYRATLLNGNNIRGIIDFTTEVDANSGNVVTPADDLFQKVADANPGDVLLLEAGDYTDQVGTITLDKSLTIRGLLSYDKPLLKVSISIVGGATDVNLIDLDLSGDIATDLTDTVRYTGAGGFNTLVLDGCNVHDYNRSFVAGNQTGAILQSLTVNNCIVTDVLTSGGDFIDFRNSDVLDTAVTNSTFNNCAPGRDFFRLDAAGDSNGTTNINVLLENCTLYGVSDTSDRILYVRFETNTITVRNNLFAQTSAYYSNQSRTDPNTLFDNNNYFNAEGFYDASNTVFDATSTYFTLDPEFENVEEGNFNVSNQTLIDNNIGDPRWLR, encoded by the coding sequence ATGATGAATAAAACCACAAAGGTCTTTAAAATCTTTTTAGGAGCACTATTGTTTCTTTTAGTGACCACCAATTGTACGGATGATGATGAATTAATCACAGAGCTAAATGTTAAAAGAGAATTTGCTCCTGTGAACGTTCGAGCTCAGATTAGAACTCAAACGACAGTAGAGCTGACCTGGAATGCGGACGAGAATGTAAATGACTACATTGTAGAGGTTAGTGAAGACCCTAATTTTGGTACGTTGACCGAATCTAGAGAAGTTACCTTTAACGAGCTTCCTGTTAGAATTCTACTAGCAGCAGAAACCCTTTATTATGTTAGAGTAAAAGCGGTGAGTTCTAGAGGGCTCGAGGATTCAAAATATTCGACAGCAGTTATCGCGCAAACCTTAACAGAGCAGATATTTTTACCTATCCAGGATGGAGACATCATGGCTAACCAAGCTTTGTTGAGATGGGTTCCCAATAGTACCGTTACTACAATCATCCTGAACAGAGAAAGTAACAATCCAATTACTCGTGAAATCACACCACAAGAAGTGATTGAAGGGACAGCTATAATTACAGGTCTAACCGGAGAAACCCAATATAGAGCTACTCTTTTAAATGGAAATAACATTAGGGGAATTATCGACTTTACAACAGAGGTTGATGCCAATTCTGGAAACGTGGTAACTCCTGCCGATGATCTTTTTCAAAAAGTAGCTGATGCCAACCCTGGTGATGTACTGCTTTTAGAAGCTGGCGATTATACAGATCAAGTAGGTACAATTACTCTGGACAAATCCCTGACCATTAGAGGTCTCCTAAGCTATGATAAACCGTTGCTCAAAGTAAGCATCTCTATTGTTGGAGGCGCAACTGATGTGAATTTAATCGACTTAGACCTATCTGGTGACATAGCCACAGATCTTACAGATACTGTACGTTACACTGGCGCTGGTGGCTTTAATACTTTGGTTCTTGATGGTTGTAATGTTCACGACTATAATAGATCGTTTGTTGCAGGCAATCAAACTGGAGCGATCTTACAATCCCTTACCGTTAACAACTGTATAGTAACAGACGTTCTTACTTCAGGTGGAGACTTCATCGATTTTAGAAATTCAGATGTATTGGATACTGCCGTTACCAACAGTACTTTCAACAATTGTGCTCCTGGACGTGACTTTTTTAGGTTGGATGCTGCTGGTGATTCTAATGGAACTACTAACATCAACGTGCTTTTAGAAAACTGTACGTTATATGGTGTTTCTGACACGTCAGACAGAATTCTATATGTGCGCTTTGAAACAAACACCATAACCGTGAGAAACAATCTGTTTGCTCAGACATCAGCATACTACTCTAACCAAAGTAGAACAGACCCGAACACTCTTTTTGATAACAACAATTATTTCAATGCAGAAGGCTTCTATGATGCCAGTAATACTGTTTTTGATGCTACTTCAACCTACTTTACTCTAGATCCAGAATTTGAGAATGTCGAAGAAGGAAACTTCAATGTGTCTAACCAGACCTTAATTGATAATAATATAGGTGACCCTAGATGGTTGCGATAA
- a CDS encoding RagB/SusD family nutrient uptake outer membrane protein, producing MKYIKLAIVVFTISLLGSCEDVEGEFLEAPAQSTLDESVIFSTFDLAKGAVDGILEPMGQTNSYRGRYLPFYGFNTDAEWNYNSDEANNPTGELMIYDAEPTNSQMNTDNNAWAQMYLGIERANICIKGLRSFGNTDVNEDLGQLLGEALTYRAVYYADLMKAWGDVPARFEPITPETLYLPKTNRDEIYKRLLDDLAEASELVAWPNENSLTTSVERVNKAFVKSLRARLAMVASGFQQYPDGVRRSNDPELSVTNMYTLALREADTVITSGRVQLSPTFETLWRNYNEEVLSAGRESLWEIPFAAGRGRMLFSFAVRHRGVDQHTGQARGGIAGPLPNLFYDYDEDDLRRDITCIPYQWGIPIDGFAKQELVGLNTWYFGKYRYEWMNRYVTSTNDDGVNKIYMRYAEVLLIAAEAANELQGPGAAAPYLKEVRRRAFPSALQAQKVDGYVDNLNSQQAMFDAIVQENKYEFTGEAERKQNLIRWNLLGENLREAKVKLGNLQTRSGEYADVPTTVYFRYAEDNETLEIYGLNRGETQQPGPEFSAFDWTTLTDVEVNSLFKEGVDPDDRQFWPIWQTFIDGSNGQLTNDYGY from the coding sequence ATGAAATATATAAAACTTGCTATAGTAGTATTTACCATCAGTCTTTTAGGTTCTTGCGAGGATGTTGAAGGAGAGTTTTTGGAAGCTCCAGCGCAATCTACCTTAGATGAATCGGTAATATTTTCCACATTTGATTTAGCTAAAGGTGCTGTCGACGGAATCCTAGAACCTATGGGCCAAACAAATTCTTACAGAGGTAGATATTTACCTTTCTATGGATTTAACACCGATGCGGAATGGAATTACAATTCTGACGAAGCCAACAACCCAACAGGTGAATTGATGATCTATGATGCAGAACCTACCAATTCGCAGATGAATACTGACAACAATGCCTGGGCTCAAATGTATTTGGGTATCGAGCGCGCTAACATTTGTATCAAAGGGCTTCGCAGCTTTGGGAATACTGATGTAAATGAGGATTTAGGTCAGCTTTTAGGTGAAGCTTTAACCTATAGAGCTGTTTATTACGCGGACTTAATGAAGGCTTGGGGTGATGTTCCGGCTAGATTCGAACCTATTACCCCAGAGACTCTGTATCTTCCTAAAACTAATAGAGATGAGATATACAAACGACTTTTAGATGATCTAGCTGAGGCTTCGGAACTTGTAGCTTGGCCTAATGAGAATTCGCTTACTACTTCCGTTGAAAGAGTGAACAAAGCTTTTGTAAAGTCTCTAAGAGCGCGCTTAGCGATGGTCGCAAGTGGATTCCAACAATATCCTGATGGAGTAAGAAGATCCAACGATCCAGAGCTTTCGGTGACTAACATGTATACTTTAGCATTGAGAGAAGCAGACACAGTAATCACTAGTGGTCGAGTGCAGCTTTCACCGACTTTTGAAACACTTTGGAGAAATTATAACGAAGAGGTCTTGAGCGCAGGCAGAGAGTCACTTTGGGAAATACCGTTTGCGGCAGGTAGAGGCCGAATGCTTTTTTCTTTTGCTGTTAGACACCGTGGAGTAGACCAACATACCGGTCAGGCACGTGGTGGTATCGCTGGCCCATTACCTAACCTATTCTACGATTACGATGAAGATGATTTACGTAGAGATATTACGTGTATTCCATACCAGTGGGGTATACCAATAGACGGTTTTGCAAAACAAGAACTTGTAGGACTCAATACATGGTATTTTGGAAAGTACCGTTATGAATGGATGAATAGATATGTAACATCAACTAATGATGATGGTGTTAATAAGATTTACATGCGCTATGCAGAAGTCTTACTTATCGCTGCAGAGGCTGCCAATGAACTGCAAGGTCCAGGTGCCGCTGCTCCATACTTAAAAGAAGTTCGTAGAAGAGCATTCCCATCTGCTTTACAAGCGCAGAAAGTGGACGGCTATGTGGATAATTTAAATTCCCAACAGGCAATGTTTGATGCTATCGTTCAAGAAAATAAATATGAATTCACTGGTGAGGCAGAAAGAAAACAAAATCTCATTCGATGGAATTTACTCGGTGAGAATTTAAGAGAAGCAAAAGTAAAATTAGGAAACCTTCAAACGCGATCAGGAGAATATGCAGATGTCCCAACCACGGTTTATTTTAGATATGCTGAGGATAATGAAACCTTGGAAATATATGGACTAAACAGAGGTGAGACCCAACAACCAGGTCCAGAATTTTCAGCTTTTGATTGGACGACATTGACAGATGTAGAAGTAAACAGCTTGTTTAAGGAAGGTGTTGATCCAGATGACCGACAGTTCTGGCCTATCTGGCAAACTTTCATAGACGGTAGCAACGGTCAATTAACCAACGATTACGGATACTAA